Sequence from the Methanosarcina siciliae T4/M genome:
TCTCTTTTAAAGAGGCTCCTGTCATCCGGTTGAGTTTTACCAGGGCTTCGAGCCGGGCCTCGTTTAGTCTCTGGGCGGCTTCTGCTTTTTTACGCTCTGTGATATCCCTGGCAACCGAGAGGATAGTTTTCTTGCCTTCATAATCAATGATCCTGGCACTTACTTCGAGGGGGACAACAGTGCCGTCTTTGCAGACAGCTCCGGCTTCATAGACCCTGGACCCTTCGCTCTGGATTTTCTTAAGGTTCTCCCGGACCGAAGCCCAGTACTCGGCAGGGATAATCTCTTCGGCTCCCATTTTCAGGATTTCTTCCTTCTCGTATCCGAGCCGGCTTACCACTGCCTGGTTTACATCCATGTAACTTTCTCCTTCGGGCTCACGGATGTACAGGTGGTCATTGATGTTATTGAAAATCGTCCTGAACTTGTGTTCGGACTCACGGAGGGTCTCTTCTGCCAGCTTATGTTCGACTGCAATGGCTGCCAGCTGGGCGTTTGTTTTCATAAAGTCCAGGTCTTCTTTTTCAGGTCTGTGTACTTCCCCATAGTACATTGAAAAGACCCCAAGGACTTCTCCGGATGATGAAATAAGGGGTTCTGACCAGCAGGCTTTAAACCCTGCTTCAGCCGCAAGATCTCTGTATTCAGTCCAGTAAGGATGTTCAATCACGTTATCTGTGGTAACCCTTTTTTTCATGTAGGCCGCGGTTCCAAAGGACGCCGCCCCAAAACCGATCTCAATCCCGTCGGTCTTCCGGATGTAATAAGCAGGAAGCCCGGGGGCAACGCAGTAAAAGAGATGCTTTTTCTCCCGGTCGAGAAGCATTATCGAGCATTTTGAACCTGGACGGATCTTTTCCACGTTCTGAACGAGGAGCAGGAGAATTTCGTCTAAGGGGGCTCCCGAAGCCAGTTTTCCCAGCACCCTGTTTTGCCCTTTGATCATCTCTTCGGCAAGCTTGCGTTCGGTGATGTCCAGGACTATCCCCTGGTAATGGATTATTTCTCCTTTTTCGTTCCTTTTGATGAGGCTCCTGTCGTCTATATACCTTATTTTTCCCGACTTTGTCAGGACCCGGTACTCCTAGGTGCATTCTTCATACCCTTCTCTGGAAAACCTTGCTACTTCGGAGCGGATTCTTTTACGGTCTTCAGGGTGTATCAGGTCTTCAAACTTTATTTTTCCGGAAGTGAAATCTTCAGGGGTGTATTCCAGTTTTGTGATATTTTCCGAGACAAATTCAACGGGCCAGCCTTCTTCCGGCTTGCACAGAAACACAAATACGGGGCTGCTTTTTATGATGTTTTTGAGTTCGTTCTTCTTTTTCAGCGCCTTTCGTACAGATTCTTCGGCTTTTTTTCTCTGGGTTGCATCGCAGAGGGTGCCCTGGTAGTGGCTCACGTTTCCGTCTTCATCTCTCCGGATCAGGTTTACCTCAACCCAGCGTACCTCCCCTGAAACTGTCAGTATCCTGTACTCCTGGGTCAGCTCTGCACATCCCTTTTCCGAACATCTGGTAATTTCCTCTTTTACCTTTTCCCGGTCTTCAGGGTGAACGATATCAAGGTACCGTACACCTCTTAATGTGAAGTCTTCAATTTCATAGCCGAAATTCCTGATGTTTTCAGTGATGAGTTCGACAGGCCAGTTTTCAGTTGCCCTGCATAAAAAAATAACTACAGGACTGCTGTTTATGAGTGATTCAAGATTTATATCGAACTTTTTCATCGATTCATTTCCCGAATTTTATTTTTATTTACCTGATTCATGAATAACCGTTTTGAGCTACTGTTAATGTTGGATGCAGAGAACAAACTTTTACGTAATCAACTCTTTCAAGCTACTATAATATGGAAGGTAAAGGAGTAAGCTTCTACGAAATAACTGGTTCTGAACTACTGTAAATGTTGATAGCCGGGGGCATACTTGCAAAAATACTTAAAAGTAATTTTCCCTTCCATAACCGAAAGCCTCGAATTTTCAGTTAAGGGGGTTCAGGATCTACCTGAGTTTAATAAAGCTTCATTCTTCTTAAATAAAATGGAAGTACTGGCTTATTTATTTTTTTATTTTTTTTATTTTTTTTATTTTTTTTATTTTTTTTATTTTTTTTATTTTTTATTCTTCTACTATTTTATTTGCATTTCTCTCATATTTTTGACTTTCCTCCATTTTCTGTACGCTCTGCAAAATTTTCCCGGGAACGGACATTTTCAGTTTCTATAAGAGTCGTTTATGGAAAGAGGTATTTTTTATATACCTCTTTTTTATACACAAATTGTATGTAATATCCTTAGCAATCCTATGTTTTTCTGTTATTTGTCCTCAGTCCTATATACTATACTTAGACATCGAACTCATAGGTTATTTCTTCTTTTGATCCGCTACTTTTAGGATACCTTTATATATCAATATCGTCTATATAGATTCTATAATATTCATTAGTATCTTCAGGGGGCTTATTTATTACCAAGGATAAAAGAAAAGTCCAGTTTACCGGAAATTCTACCTACATTGTGTCTCTTCCTATTAAATGGGTCCGAGATATAGGGCTCGAGGCCGG
This genomic interval carries:
- a CDS encoding PAS domain-containing protein is translated as MKKFDINLESLINSSPVVIFLCRATENWPVELITENIRNFGYEIEDFTLRGVRYLDIVHPEDREKVKEEITRCSEKGCAELTQEYRILTVSGEVRWVEVNLIRRDEDGNVSHYQGTLCDATQRKKAEESVRKALKKKNELKNIIKSSPVFVFLCKPEEGWPVEFVSENITKLEYTPEDFTSGKIKFEDLIHPEDRKRIRSEVARFSREGYEECT